A window of Lonchura striata isolate bLonStr1 chromosome 2, bLonStr1.mat, whole genome shotgun sequence genomic DNA:
AATCTGGGGCTGGGAGGAGTGAATCCAAGTTGAGGGATGAAGGCCTGGTCTTTACTTTGCGAGGTGTTTCTTCACCTTTATTACTCAGCTGTGACTCAGTGGCAGAAGACAAGGCTTTTGTGACAGTCTCTCCTCCCAGGGCAGTGTCCTGAGAGATGGATAACTCCTCCTTTGTGTTCTTAGTCTGTGAAGAACTGCCTGGATTATTTTGGTATGACAAAGATAACTCAAGCTTTGGGCTCCAAGGGTTTTCTTTGCTCACATGcacttttcttctctctgtctcCAAAAGAGGGACTCTGGAGGGTCCTGCTTTCTCACCTGGTGCTTTCTCCCTGATAAGGGGGTACTCAGGTTTTGAAGGTTCTTCTGGAGGACTTGGGCCATTCTCATCTTGCATCGCTTTGCCCAAAGTAGAGGGGGACATGGGTTGTGTTTTGGCCAGCTCACAAGTCGCTGAATGCAGAATGTCACCACATGGCTGCTGCTGGTCAGTGGCATCTATGAAAGAGAACGGGGTAGTCCAGAGACTCAGCACTGTGTCTTTACTGTCCAGGGAGAGGCTGCGACTGAACCGCGGCCTAAGAGAAATTCCTGTCTCTGCTCTCTGGCCCTGTGGGTGAAACTCCTGGGTCATCTTCTCCTGAATGTCCTTAAAGGTGGGAGAATGGAGAGGGCTTGTAACCCACTGGTGATCCTCCCAAGGCTCCACAAGTTCTAAGCTCTGCACATTATCTGTCCAGGCATCCTCATCATCCTGGTCAGTGGCATCCTGGGTTCTGCTAACAGCATTGCCTTCCTTCACCTCCTGGATTCCAGCTCCAATCAGTGCCTTGGAGGAGAATGTGTCCCTTTCATCAGTAGTCATTATCTCATGCTTCTCCCTCTCAGTGTGGACTCTGGTAAGACCATCCTTTTCCCTCTGGAACTGGTAAGTGCcatctttttccttccctgatTCTGGACATGCTCCTTTGGAACAAGATAATCCATCACTAGTGGCAATCTCACTAAATTCTGATTGACCATGAAGCTTCCAGTCCGGGGTAGGAGTAAGACATTCACTCCTGCTCTCCACCATTGACTGGTGGTTCTTTGGAGTGGCTGAGCCCATTGGAAGAGTGCCCAGTTTGGGTAGGGCTGAAGCACCACTCTGTTGTGCAATTGCATCAGactggcagctggggaggcTGTCTTGTTGCTCCATGCCACTGGCACCAAATAAAGGCACCTGACTTATCTGTGATGCTCTGCTTTCAGATTTCTGCTCACTGAGTGTTGGACTCTGCCCCGGGCCACAGCAAAGACTATCTGTTTGTAGTGAAGAGGAGGATTCAGAAATTGGGCTTGTCTTGGGAACAGCTGCTGGCAAGAGCAAGAGCTCCTCTTCAGGTTCTATAATTTTCAGTTCCTGCTGTATCTCTGGCCAGAGTGGTTCTAGAAGGGCATTCGTCAGGTCCTCCTCAGTCTGAAAAACAGAGGAAACACCATCACCTGGGAGCTCACAACTTACCAGTAAATAcccctcctttttccccaaaCAGCCCTCCTAGAATAGCCAGACTGCTGGGTGAGCACGCTCATGGGCACAGAAATACAGACACACAACTGCTACCAGTTCAAGGAAGAAAATACATCTATAAACAAGTGGGTTTATGGAGGAGAAGGTCTGAGGTGCAGCCAAAAGGAGGCCTGGACAGACATACTGAAATAGTGAGCTGAATGAGCAGCTGGAATGTTCCAGCCCATTTCTCAGCTATTCCCATTCAGGCTCACTTGGCCTTGCCAGAGAATATGCATTCCCAAACTGCACACAAAATAGAATGAATAATCTATTCAAGGAGATATGCCAACAGATCTTTAAATAGCTGTCCAGAGATGAGTATCGCTGTAAGAAACTTGGTGAAAAGGCTTTGCTAGAGatacagaggaggaaaaaaaatagtaagaattaaaaaaataaaattgtgtgtAGAGAATGGGAGTAAAAAGGACCGTTCAGGCTGGCCAGGACAAATGGGACAGCAAAAATAGAAGGGGAATTCAGAGACCATGGGTCAAAATGTTCAGACATCCGGACAGTCTCACATCTGGAGAGTCTCAGAGCAGACAGATGGTACAGACTGAAATTGTACAGTTACAGGAAGAGATGACCAAAAGGGCATAGTAGGTAGTTACATAAAGGTAAATCACCACATGGTGatttcacagaaattaaatcaATCAGTTCATGTCCAATTCTTGGAGCTGCTTGGCCTAAGTTACAGACTGAGTTTTCACAACTGCAGACACGCAATGGAACTTTAAACAATCTCCCAGTCACTACCATGTCATGGTCCCCCACCCTTCTCATGCCTTCTTCCTTACCACATCTCTTAGGCGTGATCCTTCTTCTGTCTTAGCCATCTCAATCTCCTGTTGGTCACAGCTGACTTCTGAGGAGACATCCTTCATCCTGAGCTGTCCTTGCTCTGCTTTGTCTGCTGGGAGTGGTTCCTTATGGAACTCAGAAGCTGGTGTTTGTTCCAAGGTGGGACTCTGCTCTGAGGactgctgggggctgctggtgctgcttgtGCAGCTGCTTTGCCCACATGTCTCCTGattttctgctgctggctgtAGCATTTCTAGGGACTCAGGTTTCCCAGCTGCCATCAGCTCCTCGGGATGAGAGCCTGGAtcagaaacacaaacaaatgtAACTACGTGAGACTGAAAACTTGTGCCAAGAGCCAACACCAACTAACAAAGCTAGAGAGCTCCCTCCAGGCACAACCAGATGTTACTGGGAGGTCGCTGACCTCCCCAGGCTCCTTACCGCAACAAGCACCACCCTGACCTGCCATCAAATCGACACCCACCCTGCTATAGTTTAGTTTCTTCCCTGCCACAAGCTCAAGCTGGAGAAACCTCCACACCACCAAGCTGCAGGACACTTCCAGCAGCCCACCTGAGGATCCATACCCCCCTCCTTAACACAATTTACCTCTGGATGCTGCCACTGGCAGAGTTGGCCCTGGCTGTTTCTCCTTGCGCTCTGTTGCCTGCTCTGTCCTTGTGTGGGTCCCTgcctccagagcagaggggctcgtGCCCTCCACCAGAGAAGACAGCTCCTCTAGACTGGAGAGGGAATGCTTCTCCTTGGTGGGCAGGCGGCAGGGTGTGCTGTTGGTGCTGATGACTGCCGATACCCTCAGCGGGACAGAGACAGCAAATGGCTCCGAGATGTTCAGGGCTTTCCTCTGGTGATGAGGAGAGGCCTCCAAGGGAAAGAGGCTGCTCGGGAAGCCTGACTTGGTGGCTGTTTCAGAGGTGTAGAACATGAGCACTCCTTTGGCTGAAGTCTGCTCGTTTTCAGCATCCTCTGCTACCCGGAAAACCTTCAGCTGCTCAGGGGGTGACTTCACCTGCGGTGTCCGGGGAAGacctctctccccacccagctctGAACTTCCTTTGGCCCCCATGGCAGATCCTTCCCGCTCCCACTCATTCTCTTTTCTGAGGTCATATGAGCTGCCTGTGCCTCCTGTCCGTATCTTGGTGGGAACAAAGAATCCTCCAGTAGTCACTGAGCGTTTGAACCTGCTTTTGTCATCCTCCCCTAGAGACAGGAACAGAGAGCAAGTCAGTGAGAAGCAAAGAACTAGCAAACCTCCTCTGTGAGGAGCCCTCCtcaatccctccagggatgagTCCTGCCCTCAGATTTCCCCAGACAGATAGAGACAAGTGGCACTGAAGGCTTTCTATTCTCTAGCCCTAGGGCTTCTTTCAAaacaggcaggcagcagggcaCTGAATGCCCTCCAGTGGAAATCGGCTCAGACTTTTATTAGACACCCTTCTCCATCAGATGCAGACTATCACATACTGCCCACAATGCACACACCAGGCTTTGTCAGCTTTTTCTAAGTATTTTTCATCTACAAATGGGATTTTTGTGCCAAGAATAACCaagaaagaaatcaaagcaGTCCAACTACCAATAAAGGTGCAGCTAAACACAGTGGTAACTCTCAGGTGGATGCACCGAGATAAACAACACAGAAAAGAGTCAgaagtgcacacacacagaggtggGGACACACATCAGCACCCATGACATAAGTACACAAAGATATACAACATGGTGAGATAGACACAGACTGCTCATCCattgagggtggtgagacactggaacaggctgtccgagaagctgtggatgccccatccctggaagtgttcaaggcttGCTCAAGTGTTGGTAGCACCTGATGTAGTGGAAGGCTTATTGGCAGGGTTGCTGGAACTAGGAGATTTCTGaagtccctttcaacccaaactgttctgtgattttgtgatccATGCTGCTGAAAATGCAGAGCTGCACTCTGTCCCCCTAACACTATAGGCAGGCTGTGGATGTCTCACCTTCCACTGGCAGGGAACACAACGAGTCCATGCTCTTTGCAGGCCGAATAGTTgctttttctgtggaaaaagagGTTTAGAAGCAGGTATCAGATCCTGTGGCTTTGCAGGCTTCAGCCCGTAAAGATCAAAGGCTGCATACATATAGACAGGCATGCCAGGCagacattttccatttccaagCATTCCCCCATGTATCTACACCACATGGCTTATTACCCACAACACTTGTCCACACAGCTGGGGATCTGCTAGTGCTAACAACAGCTTTGCACCTGCTGGACATGTGGAGAGCTATACTTAACCCAGCCAGACAACACCACCTCCACTCTGAGCCTGAACAGTTAAGCATCCCCAAAGCTGTCATGTGCCATTCCCCTCCCCAACTTAGTCAGGCTATTGGTTGTGGGGGACTTTCTAACTAAACTGACATAAATGCCTTATCATCTCTCATTCCTGATAGCAAATGTTGGGTTATTTTTACATTGAACTCCCGGCTCTTTTGCTGATGCGAGCATACCCTGCCTCCAGCAAGAACTCTGGGAAATTTCTGAGGGCAGTGAGAAATCTATTTTGCT
This region includes:
- the ARHGAP31 gene encoding rho GTPase-activating protein 31 isoform X1, which codes for MKNKGAKQKLKRKGAASAFGCDLTEYLESSGQDVPYVLKSCAEFIETHGIVDGIYRLSGVTSNIQKLRQEFVSDQCPDLTREVYLQDIHCVGSLCKLYFRELPNPLLTYELYKKFTEAVSRFPEDEQLARIQNVIQELPPSHYRTLEYLIKHLTHLASFSNMTNMHTRNLALVWAPNLLRSKEIEAVGCNGDAAFLEVRVQQLVIEFILNHVDQIFNNNRKASSAENIESSSVVKSLTLPSASLPMKLVSLEEAQARSLSASHPARKERRENSLPEIVPVIGSLFHTVVDLPDSKRKLSTKSKKWKSIFNLGRSGSESKSKLSRNGSVFVRAQKLSEKATIRPAKSMDSLCSLPVEGEDDKSRFKRSVTTGGFFVPTKIRTGGTGSSYDLRKENEWEREGSAMGAKGSSELGGERGLPRTPQVKSPPEQLKVFRVAEDAENEQTSAKGVLMFYTSETATKSGFPSSLFPLEASPHHQRKALNISEPFAVSVPLRVSAVISTNSTPCRLPTKEKHSLSSLEELSSLVEGTSPSALEAGTHTRTEQATERKEKQPGPTLPVAASRGSHPEELMAAGKPESLEMLQPAAENQETCGQSSCTSSTSSPQQSSEQSPTLEQTPASEFHKEPLPADKAEQGQLRMKDVSSEVSCDQQEIEMAKTEEGSRLRDVTEEDLTNALLEPLWPEIQQELKIIEPEEELLLLPAAVPKTSPISESSSSLQTDSLCCGPGQSPTLSEQKSESRASQISQVPLFGASGMEQQDSLPSCQSDAIAQQSGASALPKLGTLPMGSATPKNHQSMVESRSECLTPTPDWKLHGQSEFSEIATSDGLSCSKGACPESGKEKDGTYQFQREKDGLTRVHTEREKHEIMTTDERDTFSSKALIGAGIQEVKEGNAVSRTQDATDQDDEDAWTDNVQSLELVEPWEDHQWVTSPLHSPTFKDIQEKMTQEFHPQGQRAETGISLRPRFSRSLSLDSKDTVLSLWTTPFSFIDATDQQQPCGDILHSATCELAKTQPMSPSTLGKAMQDENGPSPPEEPSKPEYPLIREKAPGEKAGPSRVPLLETERRKVHVSKENPWSPKLELSLSYQNNPGSSSQTKNTKEELSISQDTALGGETVTKALSSATESQLSNKGEETPRKVKTRPSSLNLDSLLPAPDFFTFESLSMPSAPGNLLYGQKEVKSSDSVPSLPTHCPAASRGVPWGSHFNAPVDLDLDYLAVAHATTGRRNSAPVSVSAVRTSFMIKMCQARAVPVIPPKIQYTQIPQPLQAQNAAPATEKKEAEAKQAIRQAPRVAWSHLDAPKSPLTEKKAKAEKENSDPAQKDSACPWHGSLGSPLEPPQSSHHSALDAPVLRRKRTSGGETAGDNPQSSKIERPSGFSKPSYRSRPGRPQSLILFSPPFPIMDHPTSSADSRVLLSPIRSPTQTTSPSPICGDLSDPARTTPEGVTLRNKMTIPKNGQRLETSTSCFYQPQRRSVILDGRSGRQIE
- the ARHGAP31 gene encoding rho GTPase-activating protein 31 isoform X3 — encoded protein: MRCLAVPDARAELSAVAFHIPYVLKSCAEFIETHGIVDGIYRLSGVTSNIQKLRQEFVSDQCPDLTREVYLQDIHCVGSLCKLYFRELPNPLLTYELYKKFTEAVSRFPEDEQLARIQNVIQELPPSHYRTLEYLIKHLTHLASFSNMTNMHTRNLALVWAPNLLRSKEIEAVGCNGDAAFLEVRVQQLVIEFILNHVDQIFNNNRKASSAENIESSSVVKSLTLPSASLPMKLVSLEEAQARSLSASHPARKERRENSLPEIVPVIGSLFHTVVDLPDSKRKLSTKSKKWKSIFNLGRSGSESKSKLSRNGSVFVRAQKLSEKATIRPAKSMDSLCSLPVEGEDDKSRFKRSVTTGGFFVPTKIRTGGTGSSYDLRKENEWEREGSAMGAKGSSELGGERGLPRTPQVKSPPEQLKVFRVAEDAENEQTSAKGVLMFYTSETATKSGFPSSLFPLEASPHHQRKALNISEPFAVSVPLRVSAVISTNSTPCRLPTKEKHSLSSLEELSSLVEGTSPSALEAGTHTRTEQATERKEKQPGPTLPVAASRGSHPEELMAAGKPESLEMLQPAAENQETCGQSSCTSSTSSPQQSSEQSPTLEQTPASEFHKEPLPADKAEQGQLRMKDVSSEVSCDQQEIEMAKTEEGSRLRDVTEEDLTNALLEPLWPEIQQELKIIEPEEELLLLPAAVPKTSPISESSSSLQTDSLCCGPGQSPTLSEQKSESRASQISQVPLFGASGMEQQDSLPSCQSDAIAQQSGASALPKLGTLPMGSATPKNHQSMVESRSECLTPTPDWKLHGQSEFSEIATSDGLSCSKGACPESGKEKDGTYQFQREKDGLTRVHTEREKHEIMTTDERDTFSSKALIGAGIQEVKEGNAVSRTQDATDQDDEDAWTDNVQSLELVEPWEDHQWVTSPLHSPTFKDIQEKMTQEFHPQGQRAETGISLRPRFSRSLSLDSKDTVLSLWTTPFSFIDATDQQQPCGDILHSATCELAKTQPMSPSTLGKAMQDENGPSPPEEPSKPEYPLIREKAPGEKAGPSRVPLLETERRKVHVSKENPWSPKLELSLSYQNNPGSSSQTKNTKEELSISQDTALGGETVTKALSSATESQLSNKGEETPRKVKTRPSSLNLDSLLPAPDFFTFESLSMPSAPGNLLYGQKEVKSSDSVPSLPTHCPAASRGVPWGSHFNAPVDLDLDYLAVAHATTGRRNSAPVSVSAVRTSFMIKMCQARAVPVIPPKIQYTQIPQPLQAQNAAPATEKKEAEAKQAIRQAPRVAWSHLDAPKSPLTEKKAKAEKENSDPAQKDSACPWHGSLGSPLEPPQSSHHSALDAPVLRRKRTSGGETAGDNPQSSKIERPSGFSKPSYRSRPGRPQSLILFSPPFPIMDHPTSSADSRVLLSPIRSPTQTTSPSPICGDLSDPARTTPEGVTLRNKMTIPKNGQRLETSTSCFYQPQRRSVILDGRSGRQIE
- the ARHGAP31 gene encoding rho GTPase-activating protein 31 isoform X2; this encodes MGRVLPLGAEGPCEYKEKCCTVPYVLKSCAEFIETHGIVDGIYRLSGVTSNIQKLRQEFVSDQCPDLTREVYLQDIHCVGSLCKLYFRELPNPLLTYELYKKFTEAVSRFPEDEQLARIQNVIQELPPSHYRTLEYLIKHLTHLASFSNMTNMHTRNLALVWAPNLLRSKEIEAVGCNGDAAFLEVRVQQLVIEFILNHVDQIFNNNRKASSAENIESSSVVKSLTLPSASLPMKLVSLEEAQARSLSASHPARKERRENSLPEIVPVIGSLFHTVVDLPDSKRKLSTKSKKWKSIFNLGRSGSESKSKLSRNGSVFVRAQKLSEKATIRPAKSMDSLCSLPVEGEDDKSRFKRSVTTGGFFVPTKIRTGGTGSSYDLRKENEWEREGSAMGAKGSSELGGERGLPRTPQVKSPPEQLKVFRVAEDAENEQTSAKGVLMFYTSETATKSGFPSSLFPLEASPHHQRKALNISEPFAVSVPLRVSAVISTNSTPCRLPTKEKHSLSSLEELSSLVEGTSPSALEAGTHTRTEQATERKEKQPGPTLPVAASRGSHPEELMAAGKPESLEMLQPAAENQETCGQSSCTSSTSSPQQSSEQSPTLEQTPASEFHKEPLPADKAEQGQLRMKDVSSEVSCDQQEIEMAKTEEGSRLRDVTEEDLTNALLEPLWPEIQQELKIIEPEEELLLLPAAVPKTSPISESSSSLQTDSLCCGPGQSPTLSEQKSESRASQISQVPLFGASGMEQQDSLPSCQSDAIAQQSGASALPKLGTLPMGSATPKNHQSMVESRSECLTPTPDWKLHGQSEFSEIATSDGLSCSKGACPESGKEKDGTYQFQREKDGLTRVHTEREKHEIMTTDERDTFSSKALIGAGIQEVKEGNAVSRTQDATDQDDEDAWTDNVQSLELVEPWEDHQWVTSPLHSPTFKDIQEKMTQEFHPQGQRAETGISLRPRFSRSLSLDSKDTVLSLWTTPFSFIDATDQQQPCGDILHSATCELAKTQPMSPSTLGKAMQDENGPSPPEEPSKPEYPLIREKAPGEKAGPSRVPLLETERRKVHVSKENPWSPKLELSLSYQNNPGSSSQTKNTKEELSISQDTALGGETVTKALSSATESQLSNKGEETPRKVKTRPSSLNLDSLLPAPDFFTFESLSMPSAPGNLLYGQKEVKSSDSVPSLPTHCPAASRGVPWGSHFNAPVDLDLDYLAVAHATTGRRNSAPVSVSAVRTSFMIKMCQARAVPVIPPKIQYTQIPQPLQAQNAAPATEKKEAEAKQAIRQAPRVAWSHLDAPKSPLTEKKAKAEKENSDPAQKDSACPWHGSLGSPLEPPQSSHHSALDAPVLRRKRTSGGETAGDNPQSSKIERPSGFSKPSYRSRPGRPQSLILFSPPFPIMDHPTSSADSRVLLSPIRSPTQTTSPSPICGDLSDPARTTPEGVTLRNKMTIPKNGQRLETSTSCFYQPQRRSVILDGRSGRQIE